Below is a genomic region from Spirochaetales bacterium.
GAACCATGTTCGTATATCCTTACTTCTCCGTATCACCCTCATCAAAATCCGCTTTGTTCAATGCCGGACTGTCCGGCGTACGCTTTATCGTACCTGTACCTTTTGTACCGACATATGCCTGAATTTCATTCGTCTTGCTGCGTTGATGACATGAACGTTCCCGTATACACGTACATCCACCCCGCTTTCCCGCCGGCCTGTTATTCGGATCTCATCGCGAACAACCGTGAAGTTATCCGAGGAGTTCGTTCAAAGCATATAAGACGTTTACCGTAGCATCGAGAAGGAACATGTTCATAAGACCATGAATCGATAGCGACGCAGCTTGTATGATGTGAAATATAATGTGCTGCCCGTTATTTATTTCCCGGACCAATTTTCCAGTTTTAATCCTTTTATTTTATTGAAATGTTTTTCATTATTCGTAACAAGTGTATAATTCATTGTAAGAGCTGTTGATGCTATCAATAAATCGAAATCATCAATTGGTGAACCTGCTTTTTGTAAATTTACTTTCAATTCACAAAATGTTTCAATTATCGCTTTGTCAATATCTATTATCGGGAATAATTCTTTGATCCTGTAAACGACAGCGATATTTTTTTCATAATTTTGTGATTTTTTGGCACCGAATAATAATTCTCCATATGTAATCACCGAAATCGATTTTGGTATATTCTCATTTATCAAAAAATGATCATGAACAACGGAATTACCTTTAATGCTGTAAATAATGATATCGGTATCAATCAAATATGCCATTTTCTTTTTTTAGTCTTTTTGAATTTTTACGGGATTTCCTTATCGAATCAATTATTTCATCTGCATTTCGATCATCTTCCCATGCGCCGGAAAGTGATATGAATTCTCTTGTCGGGTTACTTTTATAAATTGCCGGATTTGAAAGATACTTTTCTATAATAGAAATTACTTCCTGACTGATAGATCTATTTTCACTTTTTGCAATAGCTTTTAATGAAGCATATAATCTGTCGTCAAGATCGCGAACTTGCAGAATTGCCATAATATCACCTCTCTATTATAAGCAATGTACTTATTTTTCATGAAAAGTCAAGCACTTTTCATGAAAAATCCGGTATTTCAAATAACGACCTTGTCAATCCGCAGACATATACACTGTATCCGGTTTCCGGAGGCAACAAGTTTTCAAACAGTCTGAAAGCAGGTGGTTTGCTTATGTTAATCAATATCTCCCGGAGTAAAATGACATAATACCGCCCGCCTTCTTCCGCTCCTGTACCTGTCATCCGGTATCCCGCCTCCGGTGTTGCGGCTCTCGGAATTTTTTAAAAAATTTAAAAAATTTCACACTGAGCTCACGGGGCGCACAGAGAAAAATTTTAATTAGCTTTGAACAGCTACGGCTTTACCAAAGAAATAATTTTAATTATCTTCCTCTGTGTCCTTCGTGCGCTCCGTGTGAAATTCCATTTTCTCACATTAGTTTGCAAAAGGTTTCCCGGCAATCGTCTCAAACCCTGTACCGCGGCCATTTTGGCGCAAACCTCGCCATACCCCGTTAACCTCTTTTTTTTAAACGGGCTGTCAAGACGGGCCCCCGTCCCTTGTCTCCTTCCCGGTCGTGACCCGTGCCACCGCCGAAACAGGCTGGCGCGGACCGTGTGAGTTAAAGGTTTTATCGAAACCCGTTTTCATTATAGCTTGTTTTGAAAAAAAAGCAATACCGATGCCTCAAATGCCGATATATTTTCCGTCGTCCAGTCCCATGATGCTTTGCTTGAGGTCAATCCCGCCCGACTCCTTTATCACGGCCACGACGTACCGGTCCGGGTTGTGTATCTGGATGTATCTCCCGTGCGCCCGTTTGCCGAAAAGCCCCCTCACCGGCCTGTGGCCGCCGAAATAATACGCCTCCTCCCTGTTCTCCTCCGCGATGTAATGGTCGAGCATCGTTTCCACGCTTCCCGCTTTGGCCTTGTTGTTCGGCGTCCAGGTGAGTCCGTAAACGGCTTCCTGGTTCCGCCGGTATTCGATGATCTCGTCTTCGGAAAAAAACCGCGCGGGCTCCGCGTGGGAGGTGAGAAAATTGCGGCCCGCGGCGAAGAGGGGGAGGTTTTTTTCAAAGCGGTAATACGCATTGAAAAACTCCTTCCCCATGACCTTTTTCACGTACGCGGTCACCATCGCCCCTTCTTCGGCGTACTTGTAGAAACTGTAATTCCCGTTCCCGGTCTCATTGGCGATATTCTCGTGGTTGCCCTTGAGGAAATGGAAGCCGTCCGGGAAGGTGCATTTCAGCTCCATCACCGCTTCCATGAGTCCGAGCCCCTCCGCCATCTCCTCGTCCATGAAGCGGTGGTCGCGGAAACCGTGTTCGTATTCGTTATATGCTAAAAGCCAGCGCTGTATGTTCTGTTCGTTGTGCAGCCCGTCGCCGAGGCAGACGACCTGAAGCCGCCCCTCCGCGAGCAGGGACAATGCGAGTCCGTCCCCGGAAGTGAGAACGGTATTGAGGAAACCGAGCCGGGTGTGGAGGTCGGGGACGATGATGGTCCGCCGGTCGTGTCCGAGGTAGACGATTCCCCCGGGGAGTCCCTTTGTGTCTCGCGGTCTCGTCCGGGGATCTTCGGATTCAAGAACGGCGTTGACCCTGTCGAGCAGCCCGCAGTATTCGGAGGCGTGTGCGGGCGCTGTCCTGGACTGCGCCCTGAGGAGCATTCGTTTTACGGACCCGATATCAGTCTTCTTCATAAGGTATGTCCATGACCTGGTGGTCCTTTGTCAAAAACGTGCGGGGAAATACCTCGCCCGCCTCGGCGAGCAGTTTCTTGAGTTCCTTTCTCGTGTACCGCGGGCTGTAATGGATGAGCCCCATCTTCTTCACGCCCCCCTCGAGGGCGATCCTGGCGGCCTGGCGGGCCGTGAGGTGTTTTTTTTCGGCCGCGTTATCGGCCATGTCTTCGGCGAACATCCCTTCGCAAAACAGAAGGTCGCTTTCCGCGATATGGCCCGCGAACTCCGGCCGGTACACCGTGTCCGTGATAAAGCTTATCTTTCTCCCGCTTCGCTTCTCGCCCGTCACGTCAAGGGGACGGATGGTTCTTCCGTCGTCGAGGAGGACCTCCTCGCCGTGCTGAAGCCGCGACCAGAGCGGGCCTTTCGGAATACCGAGTTCCAGGGCTTTTTCCGGATAAAAGACGCCGGGCCGTTTTTCTTCCTCGAAGGTGTACCCCATGCAGGGCCTCGAATGGCTGAGCCAGA
It encodes:
- a CDS encoding metallophosphoesterase; its protein translation is MKKTDIGSVKRMLLRAQSRTAPAHASEYCGLLDRVNAVLESEDPRTRPRDTKGLPGGIVYLGHDRRTIIVPDLHTRLGFLNTVLTSGDGLALSLLAEGRLQVVCLGDGLHNEQNIQRWLLAYNEYEHGFRDHRFMDEEMAEGLGLMEAVMELKCTFPDGFHFLKGNHENIANETGNGNYSFYKYAEEGAMVTAYVKKVMGKEFFNAYYRFEKNLPLFAAGRNFLTSHAEPARFFSEDEIIEYRRNQEAVYGLTWTPNNKAKAGSVETMLDHYIAEENREEAYYFGGHRPVRGLFGKRAHGRYIQIHNPDRYVVAVIKESGGIDLKQSIMGLDDGKYIGI
- a CDS encoding antitoxin — its product is MAILQVRDLDDRLYASLKAIAKSENRSISQEVISIIEKYLSNPAIYKSNPTREFISLSGAWEDDRNADEIIDSIRKSRKNSKRLKKENGIFD
- a CDS encoding ribonuclease Z, which produces MIMEAFVLGTGGMMPLVGRNLTSVLIRREGELFLFDCGEGTQVAIRKLNIKWKKISVIFVSHTHADHVTGIPGILMLSSQVEREEPLTIIGPPKIREYVEENCRILEMFINYKIIVKEITQPGCVYEGDGFHVNAFWLSHSRPCMGYTFEEEKRPGVFYPEKALELGIPKGPLWSRLQHGEEVLLDDGRTIRPLDVTGEKRSGRKISFITDTVYRPEFAGHIAESDLLFCEGMFAEDMADNAAEKKHLTARQAARIALEGGVKKMGLIHYSPRYTRKELKKLLAEAGEVFPRTFLTKDHQVMDIPYEED
- a CDS encoding type II toxin-antitoxin system VapC family toxin → MAYLIDTDIIIYSIKGNSVVHDHFLINENIPKSISVITYGELLFGAKKSQNYEKNIAVVYRIKELFPIIDIDKAIIETFCELKVNLQKAGSPIDDFDLLIASTALTMNYTLVTNNEKHFNKIKGLKLENWSGK